CTCTCCAACCCCATAAAGGCGTCCGAAAGTCGCAGTTCCCACTTTTCCGGCGCTTTCTCCAAACCGTTATACAGGACGATAAATTCCGGCTTGGGTATCTTCACTAGGGCGGTTTTATACAAAGCCCGATGCGCGATTATTTTCTCATAAACCCGGACAATATACGACAAAATCCGCAGGGGCATGTTCTGGTTGAGGGTAGACTGGTGTTCTATCACGAATACCAGTTTATCACCCACGGTAAAAGAC
Above is a genomic segment from Treponema primitia ZAS-1 containing:
- a CDS encoding Rpn family recombination-promoting nuclease/putative transposase, translated to MNTKYKDSVFTKLFNDEDRLRELYAALEGIEYDPAISITINTLEDVLYMDRINDLSFTVGDKLVFVIEHQSTLNQNMPLRILSYIVRVYEKIIAHRALYKTALVKIPKPEFIVLYNGLEKAPEKWELRLSDAFMGLE